From the Octopus sinensis linkage group LG28, ASM634580v1, whole genome shotgun sequence genome, one window contains:
- the LOC118768295 gene encoding zinc finger protein 85-like: MCLHPDINFLNTEKWDKFNSSDKELLLRLPYTCDICGKSFSDGSHLPRHKLVHTGEKPYHCDICGKSFTSGSNLTTHKHIHTGEKPYHCDICGKSFSGNSDLTTHKRIHTGEEPYSCDICGRSFSVSSSLTKHKRIHTG, encoded by the exons ATGTGTCTACACCCTGATATAAACTTCTTGAACACAGAGAAATGGGATAAGTTTAATAGTTCAGATAAAGAATTACTTCTACGATT accatatacctgtgatatctgtggtaaatcattctctgatggcagtCACTTACCTCGACACAAActggttcatacaggagagaaaccttatcattgtgatatctgtggtaaatccttcactTCAGGAAGTAACTTGAcaactcacaaacacattcatacaggggagaaaccatatcactgtgatatctgtggtaaatcattctctggaaatagcgacctaaccactcacaaacgtattcatacaggggaggaACCATActc ctgtgatatctgtggaagatcATTCTCTGTAAGCAGTAGCTTAAccaaacacaagcgtattcatacagggtag
- the LOC115225605 gene encoding uncharacterized protein K02A2.6-like: MPIKDRPPLTNKEELISMYPECFDNTVGCFVKCRYHITVDPNIKPIVHPPRRVPLELKVKLKTELDRMEKKEIITKVTRPTDRVNSIVIKEKPNGTLRICLDPRDLNKALKREYHPIPTLEEITPSLAGSRLFRKLDVSNGYWNVKIDKESSMLTTFNTPFGRYRFNRLPFGLKVSQDVFQCRIDETYQGCKGAIGIADDIQVHGKDETTHDFNLHEAMEKTRQAGIKLNADKCVIKAKECKFFGIIYSAEGVKPDPTKVEAIRDIKEPKDKKELRSFLGLIRYMGAFIPKLADHTANLRELNKDDVEFDWCASHTQDFEAIKKLISKETTLQYYDRRKPVTLQVDAFMRGVGAALLQEGKPIAYASKALSPTETRYANIEREHLTVVYGCEKIHTYLYDRHFNIETDHRPLEQIHRKNLTKAPAGLQRLLLRLQTYDYDIRYKPGKDLILADALSRLSSHDKQEMEGLSIKVHHIVNVTTTKLAEIKEETSKDEEHQLLTQMVIQGWPEKRHQVQPLIREYWTIHDDISVENGILMAGSRIIIPKSMQKEILDKIHQRHLGMEKLKDLRAKTITTVARGLLAEQGIPEQIICDNGTQFTSQEFKKLADEYGFNITTSSPLYPKGHGFIERQVQTVKRTLVKCRETKEDPHLALLSLRATPLRADMKSPAELLNGRKYKTTLPTKIQPPIDQEETRAKLAATREQSQKYYNRHSQYLPEILGGQHVHTEDPITKAWIPAQVVSRAETPRSYIIVTESGGQLRCNRAHIRPTPKLLRTTCTTPAASVTTPTESSSQWAPTTHHQQPNNTTQTPVRSTRSTRGRKNILPPVRYH, from the exons ATGCCTATCAAAGACCGACCACCATTAACAAACAAAGAGGAACTGATAAGCATGTACCCTGAATGCTTTGACAATACAGTCGGGTGCTTTGTGAAATGTCGATACCATATAACAGTCGACCCCAATATCAAACCAATTGTTCACCCACCTCGCCGCGTCCCTCTAGAACTAAAAGTGAAGCTGAAGACAGAGTTggacagaatggaaaaaaaagaaataatcaccAAAGTGACACGACCAACAGACAGGGTGAATTCAATTGTAATCAAGGAAAAACCCAATGGTACCCTACGGATATGCCTCGACCCAAGGGACCTGAACAAGGCATTAAAAAGAGAGTACCATCCAATTCCAACCCTTGAAGAAATCACACCATCATTGGCTGGGTCCAGATTATTTCGCAAACTGGATGTCAGTAATGGGTActggaatgtaaagatagacaaagagtCATCCATGCTCACTACCTTCAACACACCATTTGGCAGATATCGATTCAACCGACTCCCATTTGGATTGAAGGTGAGCCAAGATGTTTTCCAGTGCCGAATAGATGAGACCTACCAAGGCTGCAAGGGAGCAATTGGAATAGCAGATGACATCCAAGTGCATGGCAAGGATGAGACCACACATGACTTCAATTTACATGAAGCTATGGAGAAAACCCGACAAGCAGGCATCAAACTCAATGCAGACAAGTGTGTGATCAAAGCAAAGGAGTGCAAATTCTTTGGAATTATATACTCTGCAGAGGGAGTTAAACCAGACCCCACTAAAGTGGAAGCCATCAGAGACATTAAAGAACCTAAAGACAAGAAGGAACTCAGGAGCTTCCTGGGACTCATTCGCTACATGGGAGCCTTCATACCCAAGCTGGCCGATCACACTGCAAATCTCCGAGAACTAAACAAAGATGACGTAGAGTTTGATTGGTGTGCTTCACACACACAGGATTTCGAAGCAATCAAAAAGCTCATCAGTAAGGAGACAACTCTGCAATACTATGACAGACGCAAACCAGTAACACTCCAAGTCGATGCTTTTATGAGGGGAGTTGGTGCAGCACTGTTACAGGAAGGTAAACCCATTGCATATGCCTCGAAAGCTCTCTCACCCACAGAGACAAGGTACGCAAATATTGAAAGGGAACACCTGACAGTAGTATATGGATGTGAAAAGatccatacatacctgtatgaCAGACATTTCAATATTGAAACAGACCATCGCCCGCTagaacaaatacatagaaaaaacctGACGAAAGCACCAGCCGGACTGCAAAGATTACTGTTAAGGCTTCAAACATACGACTATGATATCAGGTACAAGCCAGGAAAAGACCTGATATTGGCGGATGCTCTTTCCAGACTATCCTCACATGATAAACAGGAGATGGAAGGACTAAGCATAAAGGTCCATCACATTGTAAATGTAACGACTACAAAGCTAGCAGAAATCAAAGAGGAGACCAGTAAAGATGAAGAACACCAGCTCCTTACTCAGATGGTGATTCAGGGGTGGCCAGAAAAGAGACATCAGGTGCAGCCCCTCATTCGTGAATATTGGACCATCCATGATGATATATCAGTGGAGAATGGAATCCTGATGGCTGGATCCCGAATAATCATACCCAAGTCAATGCAAAAAGAGATTCTTGACAAGATCCACCAAAGGCATCTAGGAATGGAGAAAT tgaaagacctGAGAGCCAAAACAATCACTACAGTGGCTCGAGGACTTCTAGCAGAGCAAGGAATACCAGAGCAGATCATATGTGACAATGGAACCCAGTTCACATCGCAAGAATTCAAAAAGCTAGCCGATGAGTATGGGTTCAATATTACAACCTCATCTCCACTCTACCCCAAAGGTCATGGGTTTATAGAAAGACAGGTgcagacagtgaagagaacactagTGAAATGCCGAGAGACTAAGGAAGACCCACACCTGGCACTTCTGTCCCTACGAGCGACACCACTGAGAGCTGACATGAAATCCCCAGCAGAATTGCTGAATGGCAGGAAGTACAAAACTACCCTGCCAACTAAGATCCAACCTCCTATTGACCAGGAAGAGACAAGGGCAAAGTTAGCAGCCACTCGAGAACAATCACAGAAATATTACAACAGACATTCACAATACTTACCTGAGATACTTGGAGGACAACACGTGCATACTGAAGATCCCATAACTAAAGCATGGATTCCAGCACAGGTTGTCAGTAGAGCTGAAACCCCAAGATCATATATAATAGTAACGGAATCTGGTGGGCAGCTGAGATGCAACAGGGCCCACATCCGCCCAACACCAAAGCTGTTGAGGACAACGTGTACAACACCTGCTGCATCAgtgacaacacccacagaatcaTCATCCCAGTGGGCACCAACCACCCATCATCAGCAGCCCAACAACACAACTCAGACACCGGTGCGAAGCACAAGATCCACCAGAGGGAGAAAGAACATCCTGCCACCAGTTCGAtaccattaa
- the LOC115225606 gene encoding uncharacterized protein LOC115225606 has product MATSVTVQMNLHLNMNWDSNDIMEAFKKFKQKTQLAFKSFLKGTSEVEKVSLLWTVEKGLDLFNSWDMSESDCNNPDTLLEKFERHLEPRSNHRIHRYEFQGLKQDPQERIYNFLSRLKNVAEKCKFKDKDERIVDQLIWGCAHKEVQKSLIGKNALQLIEAVDTARAFEATTKQMASLTLQTSSLGSSVDIVSRHRTKHTRKQRTCQYCGTEHEFDNRKKCPAFGTHCKACGKPNHWEKNV; this is encoded by the coding sequence ATGGCGACCTCCGTCACCGTACAGATGAATCTACATCTGAACATGAACTGGGACTCCAATGATATCATGGAAGCGTTCAAGAAATTCAAGCAGAAAACTCAACTAGCtttcaaaagtttcctgaaagGCACGTCTGAAGTTGAAAAGGTAAGCCTTTTATGGACGGTCGAAAAAGGTCTAGACCTATTCAATAGCTGGGACATGTCAGAATCGGATTGCAATAACCCAGACACACTTTTAGAGAAATTTGAAAGGCACCTAGAGCCCAGATCGAACCATAGAATTCACAGATACGAATTCCAGGGCCTGAAACAAGACCCACAAGAAAGGATTTACAATTTCCTGTCCAGACTGAAGAACGTTGCcgaaaaatgcaaatttaaagaTAAGGACGAAAGAATTGTTGACCAATTAATATGGGGGTGTGCTCATAAAGAAGTTCAGAAATCTCTCATAGGTAAGAACGCTCTCCAGTTGATAGAAGCAGTAGACACTGCAAGAGCATTCGAAGCCACTACCAAACAAATGGCCTCACTTACCTTACAAACAAGCTCACTAGGCAGCAGTGTAGATATTGTATCTAGGCACAGGACGAAACATACccgcaaacaaagaacatgccagtaCTGTGGTACAGAGCATGAGTTCGACAACCGGAAGAAATGTCCTGCATTCGGTACACACTGCAAAGCATGTGGAAAACCTAACCActgggaaaaaaatgtgtag
- the LOC115225607 gene encoding zinc finger protein 271-like: LEKRKSSKHQEIHTSQEPYRCDICGKSLSDKKSLTRHKRVHTGEKPYRCDICGKSFSDGTSLIKHKRIHTGEKPYHCDICGKSFSDGSSLTKHKRIHTGEKPYPCDICGKSFDQSGNLTTHKRVHTGEKPYSCDICGKSFSESRSLTQHRRIHTGEKPYCCDICGKSFSQTSILTRHKRVHTGEKPYSCDICGKSFSVGNSLTRHKRIHTREKPYHCDICGKSFYQEGNLTTHRRGHGGDKPYHCDICGKSFSDGCSLTKHRRIHTGEKPYHCDICGKSFSDGSSLMKHKRIHTGEKPYSCDICGKSFSDGRSLIIHKRIHTGEKPYHCNICGKSFYQSGNLTTHRRGHGGDKPYHCDICGKSFSDGCSLTKHRRIHTGEKPYHCDICGKSFSDGSSLIKHKRIHTGEKPYHCDICGKSFSDGSSLTNHKRIHTGDKPYHCDICGKLFDQSGNLTTHKRVHTGEKPYSCDICGKSFSESRSLTQHRRIHTREKP; the protein is encoded by the exons TTAGAAAAACGTAAATCCAGTAAACACCAAGAAATTCATACAAGTCAagaaccatatcgctgtgatatctgtggtaaatcattgtctGACAAGAAAAGCTTAACCCGACACAAACgagttcatacaggagagaaaccatatcgctgtgatatctgtggtaaatcattctctgatggaaCTAGcttaattaaacacaaacgtattcatacaggggagaaaccatatcactgtgatatctgtggtaaatcattctctgatggaaGTAGCTTAacgaaacacaaacgtattcatacaggggagaaaccatatccctgtgatatctgtggtaaatcattcgatCAAAGCggtaacttaactactcacaaacgggttcatacaggagagaagccatattcctgtgatatctgtggtaaatcattctcagaaAGCCGTAGCCTAACtcaacacagacgtattcatactggggagaaaccatattgctgtgatatctgtggtaaatcattctctcagaccAGTATCTTAACTCGACACAAAcgggttcatacaggagagaagccttattcctgtgatatctgtggtaaatcattctctgttggcAATAGCTTAACtcggcacaaacgtattcatactcgggagaaaccatatcactgtgatatctgtggtaaatcattctatcaagaaggtaacttaactactcacagaCGGGGTCATGGGGGGGacaaaccatatcattgtgatatctgtggtaaatcattctctgatggatGTAGCTTAACGaagcacagacgtattcatacaggggagaaaccatatcactgtgatatctgtggtaaatctttctctgatggAAGTAGCTTAatgaaacacaaacgtattcatacaggggagaaaccatattcctgtgatatctgtggtaaatcattctctgatggaaGGAGCTTaattatacacaaacgtattcatacaggggagaaaccatatcactgtaatatctgtggtaaatcattctatcaaagcg gtaacttaactactcacagaCGGGGTCATGGGGGGGacaaaccatatcattgtgatatctgtggtaaatcattctctgatggatGTAGCTTAACGaagcacagacgtattcatacaggggagaaaccatatcactgtgatatctgtggtaaatctttctctgatggAAGTAGcttaattaaacacaaacgtattcatacaggggagaaaccatatcactgtgatatctgtggtaaatcattctctgatggaaGTAGCTTAAcaaatcacaaacgtattcatacaggggataaaccatatcactgtgatatttgtggtaaattatTCGATCAAAGCggtaacttaactactcacaaacgggttcatacaggagagaagccatattcctgtgatatctgtggaaaatcattctcagAAAGCCGTAGCCTAACtcaacacagacgtattcatactcgGGAGAAACCATAa
- the LOC118768368 gene encoding zinc finger protein 91-like isoform X4 — MKDYYLTMNDLTKPKRPHHCNICGRSFSANSLLIRHKRIHTGEKPYQCDFCGKSFSGNSLLIRHKRIHTGEKPYHCDICGKSFSQSSDLPKHKLSHTGEKPFYCKFCGKYFSENRLSRHKCKQRGEKPYDCNICGKSFANNSLLIIHKRIHTGEKPYQCDICGKSFSQRGSLTSHIRIHTGEKPYHCDICGKSFSQRGSVASHIRVHTGEKPYRCDICGGSFSHRSALTKHTFTHTGEKPFHCDICGKSFTRNNQLTCHKRIHTVENPYQCDICGKSFSSNNTVTRHKRIHTGEKPYQCDTCCKSFSSNNTVTRHKHIHTGGKPYQCDICGKSFSQSGALTYHRRIHTGENPYQFDICGKSFSSYNTVTRHKHIHTGGKPYQCDICGKSFSQSGALTYHRRIHTGENPYQCDICSKSFPRNNTLTRHKRIHTGEKPYQCDICGKSFSQGGDIPKHKRTHTGEKPYHCNICGRSFSGSSDLIKHKCIHTGEKPYHCNICGKSFSGNSLLIRHKRIHTGEKPYHCDICGKSFSQSSDLPKHKLSHTGEKPFYCKFCGKYFSENRLSRHKCKQRGEKPYDCNICGKSFANNSLLIIHKRIHTGEKPYQCDICGKSFSQRGSLTSHIRIHTGEKPYHCDICGKSFSQRGSVASHIRVHTGEKPYRCDICGGSFSHRSALTKHTFTHTGEKPFHCDICGKLFSQNGSLKSHKRVHTGVNPYHCDICGWSFSHSNALTKHTYTHAEEKPFHCNICDKSFTRNNQLTCHKRIHTGENPYQCDICGKSFSSYNTVTRHKHIHTGGKPYQCDICGKSFSQSGALTYHRRIHTGENPYQCDICSKSFPRNNTHSSQTYSYWGKTISV, encoded by the exons ATGAAAGATTATTATCTCACGATGAATGATTTAACTAAACCAAAAAGGCCACATCATTGCAATATCTGTGGCAGATCATTTTCTGCAAACAGTCTCTTGATtaggcacaaacgtattcatactg gggaaaaaccatatcagtgtgatttctgtggtaaatcattttctggaaACAGTCTCTTGATtaggcacaaacgtattcatactggggaaaaaccatatcactgtgatatctgtggtaaatcattttctcaaagtagTGACTTGCCTAAACATAAACTctcccatacaggagagaagccattttattgtaaattctgtggtaaatatttttctgaaaataggTTAAGTCGTCACAAATGTAAACAGAGAGGAGAAAAGCCATatgactgtaatatctgtggtaaatcgtttgcTAACAATAGTCTCTTGattattcacaaacgtattcataccggggaaaaaccatatcagtgtgatatctgtggtaaatcattctctcaaagaggtTCCTTGACAagtcacatacgtattcatactggggaaaaaccatatcactgtgatatctgtggtaaatcattctctcaaagaggtTCCGTGGCTAGTCACATACgtgttcatactggggaaaaaccatatcgctgtgatatttgtggcggTTCATTCTCTCACAGGAGTGCCTTGAcgaaacacacattcacacatacaggagagaagccatttcattgtgatatctgtggtaa atcgttcactagaaataatcaattgacttgtcacaaacgcattcatactgtgGAAAATCCataccagtgtgatatctgtggtaaatcattttccagTAATAACACTGTCActcgtcacaaacgtattcatactggggaaaaaccataccaGTGTGATACCTGTTGTAAATCATTTTCCAGTAATAACACTGTCACtcgtcacaaacatattcatactgggggaaaaccatatcaatgtgatatctgtggtaaatcattctctcaaagtggtgcTTTGACTTATCACAGacgcattcatactggggaaaatccATACCAgtttgatatctgtggtaaatcattttccagTTATAACACTGTCACtcgtcacaaacatattcatactgggggaaaaccatatcaatgtgatatctgtggtaaatcattctctcaaagtggtgcTTTAACTTATCACAGacgcattcatactggggaaaatccataccaatgtgatatctgcagtaaatcatttcCTAGAAACAACACTCTCActcgtcacaaacgtattcatactggggaaaaaccatatcagtgtgatatctgtggtaaatcattctctcaaggtGGCGACATACCTAAacataaacgtactcatacaggtgagaagccatatcattgtaatatctgtggtagatcatttTCTGGAAGTAGCGACTTGAttaaacacaaatgtattcatacaggagagaagccgtatcattgtaatatctgtggtaaatcattttctggaaACAGTCTCTTGATtaggcacaaacgtattcatactggggaaaaaccatatcactgtgatatctgtggtaaatcattttctcaaagtagTGACTTGCCTAAACATAAACTctcccatacaggagagaagccattttattgtaaattctgtggtaaatatttttctgaaaataggTTAAGTCGTCACAAATGTAAACAGAGAGGAGAAAAGCCATatgactgtaatatctgtggtaaatcgtttgcTAACAATAGTCTCTTGattattcacaaacgtattcataccggggaaaaaccatatcagtgtgatatctgtggtaaatcattctctcaaagaggtTCCTTGACAagtcacatacgtattcatactggggaaaaaccatatcactgtgatatctgtggtaaatcattctctcaaagaggtTCCGTGGCTAGTCACATACgtgttcatactggggaaaaaccatatcgctgtgatatttgtggcggTTCATTCTCTCACAGGAGTGCCTTGAcgaaacacacattcacacatacaggagagaagccatttcattgtgatatctgtggtaaattattttctCAGAATGGTAGCTTGAAAtcacacaagcgtgttcatacaggagtgaacccatatcactgtgatatttgtggttggTCATTCTCTCACAGTAATGCCCtgactaaacacacatacacacatgcagaagagaagccatttcattgtaatatctgtgataaatcgttcactagaaataatcaattgacttgtcacaaacgc attcatactggggaaaatccataccagtgtgatatctgtggtaaatcattttccagTTATAACACTGTCACtcgtcacaaacatattcatactgggggaaaaccatatcaatgtgatatctgtggtaaatcattctctcaaagtggtgcTTTGACTTATCACAGacgcattcatactggggaaaatccataccaatgtgatatctgcagtaaatcatttcCTAGAAACAACACTCActcgtcacaaacgtattcatactggggaaaaaccatatcagtgtga
- the LOC118768373 gene encoding zinc finger protein 716-like yields MTNYPVIMNNLTEPKNSDTREKPYRCDICGKSFSCNSDLTKHKRVHTGEKPYHCDICGKSFSCNSALTEHKRIHTGEKPYRCHICGKSFSCNSSLTVHKRVHTGEKPYHCDICGKSFSCNSDLTKHKRIHTGEKPYRCDICGKSFSHNSTLTAHKRVHTGEKPYRCDVCGKSFFCKSDLTVHKRIHTGEKLYHCDVCGKSFSCNSDLIKHKRIHTR; encoded by the exons ATGACAAATTATCCtgtcataatgaataatttaactgAACCTAAAAACTCtgatacaagagagaaaccatatcgttgtgatatctgtg gtaaatcattttcttgtaatagtgacttgactaaacataaacgtgttcatacaggagagaagccatatcattgtgatatctgtggtaaatcattttcttgtaATAGTGCATTGActgaacataaacgtattcatacaggagagaagccatatcgttgtcatatctgtggcaaatcattttcttgTAATAGTAGCTTGACTGTccataaacgtgttcatacaggagagaagccatatcattgtgatatctgtggtaaatcattttcttgtaatagtgacttgactaaacataaacgtattcatacaggagagaagccatatcgttgtgatatctgtggcaaatcattttctcaCAATAGTACCTTAAcagcacac aaacgtgttcatacaggagagaagccatatcgttgtgatgtctgtggtaaatcatttttttgTAAGAGTGACTTGACTGTccataagcgtattcatacaggagagaagctatatcattgtgatgtctgtggtaaatcattttcttgtaATAGTGATTTGAtaaaacataaacgtattcatacaagaTAG